GCACGCATGCAAAGCCCGGATAGGGGGTGGGTGGAAAACCGTGTCCGACTCACGGCAGCGGCAATGCGCGAACACCTGAGATGATTGACAACTGAGAAAAGTGCGAGGTGGAAGCACAACATGAGAGTCTTGATAACGGGTATTACAGGATTTGTCGGAAGTCATTTGGCCGAATTTTTGCTGGGAAACGGCGATGAGGTGTACGGGACCTATCGGGTTCGCAGCCGTATGGATCACGTTCAACATATTCTCTCAAAAATCCACCTGGTTGAATGTGAATTGAAAGACTCTATTTCCGTCACACAATTGGTAGAACGGATTCTACCCGACAGAATCTATCACCTGGCGGCACAAAGCTTTGTGCCAACATCCTGGAATTCGCCGCAGGACACGATGGTCAACAATATCATTGCGGAACTGAATCTGTTTGAAGCGGTACGCAAGCAGGGGCTCAAAGACTGCCGGATTCAAATCGCGTGCTCTAGCGAGGAATATGGGATGGTGTATCCGCAAGAGACACCGATTCGGGAAGATAATCCTCTTCGGCCGCTAAGCCCGTATGGTGTGAGCAAGGTGGCCCAGGACCTGCTCGGCTACCAATACAACCAGAGCTATGGCTTACACATCGTCCGCACGCGTACATTTAACCACGAGGGGCCGCGTCGTGGGGAAGCTTTTGTCTTGTCTAACTTCGCGAAGCAGGTTGCCGAAATTGAGAAGGGTACCAAACCTCCGGTGCTCGAGGTGGGGAACCTTGACGCCATCCGTGACTTCACGGATGTACGCGATGTGGTTCGGGCTTACACTTTGGCCCTCCAACACGGAGTCGCGGGTGAGGTGTACAACATCGGATCGGGATGGACATGGCGCATTGGCGACGCCCTCGATGAACTTCTCAAGTTGACGGACCAGGAAATTGAGGTGCGGCAGGATCCGGCGAGAATGCGTCCCTCCGATGTGATGGTCTTGCATTGTGATGCAACCAGGTTCAGGAACCAAACCGGTTGGAAGCCTGAAGTGCCGTTTCACAAGACCCTCCAAGATATGCTTGATTATTGGCGCCAACGCGTGTAGGTGGATGACGATGCAAATAGTGTGGGAAGGGAACTGGGTGTCACCAAACGGTCATGCGACGGTCACCCGGAATATGGTGCGGGGGTTGGCGCGTCGCGGTGTAGACGTAAAGTTAAAGGCAACAGAAGCATACAGCGACCTGCAGTACGGAATGTTTCTTGATGCGGATCTACTCGCTCTGACGAACAAAGCAGATGCTCCGCCGGATGAGACAATACGGTTCATCCACCGCGTACCGACAGACTTTGAGCGTGGCCCGGAGCGCCTCACCGTGGGGGTCATCTATATGGAGGCGACGGAGATGCCTCCGGAATGGACCTCACGTATCAACAGCGAAGTGGATGCCCTTGTGCTTCCATCTGAGCAGGCTGCAAGGGTAGCGCGGGATGCCGGTGTCATCCGGCCCATTTGGGTAGTCCCGCAAGGCGTAGATGTCGAGACGTTTGCTCCGATGACCCCAGGGGATGCTGACGTGTTTGACTTTCCGGGGTTTCGATTCCTGTCCGTGTTTGAGTGGGTACCGCGAAAAGGTTACGATGCCCTACTGCGCGCATATTGGCGGGAATTTACCACTCAAGATGATGTGTGTCTCGTCATTAAGACCAGATATTTCGGTTCAAGCACCGTTACAGCGGAGATTGGTGATTTGTATCGGAGACATCAAGCGATTCATTCGAGACCGCGTAAGGCTAGGCAGCCTGGAAACACACCTACTTTGGCTCGCTATCAGAAACGCACAGGCCAGAGGCGACGCCAGGCAGGTGCAGGAGGACGCCCGGCCGGCGCCGGAGGCAAGCAAGGACATCAGACATCAGGAAGTCGTTTAGGAGGCCAGGCAAGCTCAGGAAGCCGCTTAGGACGGCAGGCAAGCTCAGGAAGCCGTTTAGGACGCCGGGCAGGCGCAGGAGGCAGGCTAGGGAGGTCAGCACCTGCAACAGGGGCAACAGGGTGCCAAGTGCCGGCAGGAAGGTGCAGAGGACACCAACCTTCCACCCTAGGACGTGGGACCACGGTAGTGCGTCGCCAGACTGCTCGAACACGCCATCAGGGTACTCCCGCGCGTGGCCAGATGGGAACTTTGGGTCGGACTCATCAACGCGAGATAAAGGCGCGAATCGGAGCGGGAAGATGGCAGAAGAGTACAGCTCGCAGGCTTGGTCGCCAAAGGTCAACGATGGTGAACAACGGGAACGCCAGGGCGCGTGCGACTGTGGACAACAGTTGGCAGAACAGCCGTTTTGGCCTTCGGTTTGCGCCCGGGAACAAAGCTCCCATCTACATTTATGATGGGGTACTTTCACAGCCAGACATGGCTTTGCTGTACCGTCAGTGCTCCGCATTCGTGCTGCCGACAAGAGGAGAAGGGATTGGACTGCCCTTGATGGAAGCTGCTGCGACAGGTCTCCCGCTTGTTGTCACTGGGTGGGGCGGACAGTTGGATTACCTCCGTCGAGAGGATGCCTATCTCGTGAGTTACAAATTGCAGCCGATACCGCAAAGCATGCGTCGGAGATGGCAGAGTTTACATGGACTGTGGGCGGAACCGAGCATCATGAGTCTGCGTCAGCAGATGAGGCACTTATATCAATCGCGGGGAGAAATCCGACCCATGGCTCTGCGTCAGCGACAGCACGTCATTACAAACTGGGGCTGGGATGCTTGTGTGAGCCATTTGCTTCGGTGGTTGGAGGGAACCGTTGGACGAAAGATATCAAATTGACCGCCACTGCGCTGGATATATAAAAACCGGGGCCTCTCGGCGCCAAGTGTTTCACTGGCCGAGAGGTCCCAGTTCGCAAGAGGACCGAATCGATTAGTACTGAGCTGTTGCGACTTCGCCGTCCTCTTCCGTGTGCTCCTCTGTGATGTTGTGCTGCGGAAGTGCAGCCTTGACACCCCAGAAGTAGGTGATGAGAGCGATGACAATAACGATGATTTGGTCGACTGGAGTCTTCAGTGTTCCGTTTCCTCCGAAGGCCTTATCACCGAGCATCGAGACAAGGAACATGACGATATAGTACACAACCAGCCACAGACTGGATTTTACCGCCTGTCCCACTGGCACCGCAGTCGGCATTGCTCTGCTGATAATCAGGTACAGTACAAACATGACGAGCTGCAAGCCAATTAGCCACGAATCGATACTCCACCCGGTCCAGTAGATGATGAGGGAGGCGACGATGAAGGCGATGGGGGCAATCACAGACATACCTGCAAGGCGGAACGGCCTGTGAATCGAACTTGCCGTGCGGCGAAGGGCTGCAGCAGAAATCGGGCCGATGATGTACGTCATGACCGTCGCAGAAGAGACGACGCCGACTAATTTGCTCCACGTTGGGAATGGTAGGGTCCAGAAAACTGCAAGGACAAACGACAGCCATAACGCTGGACGCGGGACACCATTTTTCGGGTTGATGCGGGAGAATATTTTAAAGAAGGTTCCCGTGCGAGCCCAAGCAAAGAGAACGCGAGCTGTGGAAGACAGGTAGATGTTACCTGTGCCACTTGGAGAGAGCACTGCGTCAGCAAACAGGACGTTCGCCAACCAGGCAAGACCAATCAGCTTCGCGACATCAGCAAACGGAGACTTGAAGTTCAGTGCGCTCCAACCACCACTGAGACTGCTTCCTGGGACTGCACCTACGAAGGTAATCTGCAATAAGACGTACAGAACAGCGCCGATTGCAATGGCAGTAATGATAGCGAGCGGAACGTTGCGTTGCGGGTTCTTTGCCTCACCTGCGAAATCAACAGCCTGCCGGAAGCCGAGGAAGGCGAAGATGATACCTGCAGTCGAAACTGCGGATTCAATACCCGTAAATCCACCAGGTGCGAATCCATGCGAGCTAAAGTTTGCTGGATGCATGTGTGTCAACAAGACAATGACTGTAAGCAACGGAACGATAAATTTGATGGCGGTTACAACAGAATTGACCTTACCAAAAATGTTTACACTCCAGTAGTTGAGAAGGAAGAAGAGTGCGAGCAGAATGGCTTGCACGAACCAACCGAGAGTGGTGATGCCGCCTGTCGAAGTGCCAAGTCCTGGCCACCAGGTCTGCGCATATCCGCGCATCGCCTCGGCTTCAATACCTGCCACACTTGAATACGCAACAAGTGCTGCAAAACCCATCATAAAACCAACGATAGGACCATGAGAATAGTCCGGATAGCGAATGATACCACCCGCACGTGGAAGTGCTCCGGAGAGTTCCGCGTACACCAAACCAATCAGACCAACAGCCACTGCACCAATAACCCAAGCAATCCATGCGGAGGGTCCAGCTAATGTGGCTCCTCCTTGTGAAGCGAACAGCCAGCCCGATCCGATGATGGCCCCGAGACCAAGGAATGTCAGATCGACAAAGCCCAGTTGTCGCTTCAGCTTACCTCCCCCTGAAGAATTACTACTCATGTTACGTCTCCCTTCTTTTTTGTTTCTTTAGAATAATTTAATAACGGTCTTACAATAAAGATACTACAAGAAAACTCGGAATATAATATTGAATCCGATTTACCTATCGTGCGTGCTCACATACCTGCTACTCAATGTCTCCGACTCTAGTTGCGGAGTGTATGCGAGTTGTACACACCTCCTAAAATTAGAATTGATGTCAAAATACAATTTTGACAGAATTCTGTCAATGGATGATGTTAGAAAAGGTCACAGAATTCGAGGGAATTTGACGCATAGTATAAATTTTTCATTAATTTTTTTAATTTTAGCCGAAAATTGAAGAATAGATGGCATGTTATCTCACATTTCC
The Alicyclobacillus curvatus genome window above contains:
- a CDS encoding glycosyltransferase produces the protein MQIVWEGNWVSPNGHATVTRNMVRGLARRGVDVKLKATEAYSDLQYGMFLDADLLALTNKADAPPDETIRFIHRVPTDFERGPERLTVGVIYMEATEMPPEWTSRINSEVDALVLPSEQAARVARDAGVIRPIWVVPQGVDVETFAPMTPGDADVFDFPGFRFLSVFEWVPRKGYDALLRAYWREFTTQDDVCLVIKTRYFGSSTVTAEIGDLYRRHQAIHSRPRKARQPGNTPTLARYQKRTGQRRRQAGAGGRPAGAGGKQGHQTSGSRLGGQASSGSRLGRQASSGSRLGRRAGAGGRLGRSAPATGATGCQVPAGRCRGHQPSTLGRGTTVVRRQTARTRHQGTPARGQMGTLGRTHQREIKARIGAGRWQKSTARRLGRQRSTMVNNGNARARATVDNSWQNSRFGLRFAPGNKAPIYIYDGVLSQPDMALLYRQCSAFVLPTRGEGIGLPLMEAAATGLPLVVTGWGGQLDYLRREDAYLVSYKLQPIPQSMRRRWQSLHGLWAEPSIMSLRQQMRHLYQSRGEIRPMALRQRQHVITNWGWDACVSHLLRWLEGTVGRKISN
- a CDS encoding GDP-mannose 4,6-dehydratase; this translates as MRVLITGITGFVGSHLAEFLLGNGDEVYGTYRVRSRMDHVQHILSKIHLVECELKDSISVTQLVERILPDRIYHLAAQSFVPTSWNSPQDTMVNNIIAELNLFEAVRKQGLKDCRIQIACSSEEYGMVYPQETPIREDNPLRPLSPYGVSKVAQDLLGYQYNQSYGLHIVRTRTFNHEGPRRGEAFVLSNFAKQVAEIEKGTKPPVLEVGNLDAIRDFTDVRDVVRAYTLALQHGVAGEVYNIGSGWTWRIGDALDELLKLTDQEIEVRQDPARMRPSDVMVLHCDATRFRNQTGWKPEVPFHKTLQDMLDYWRQRV
- a CDS encoding APC family permease, translated to MSSNSSGGGKLKRQLGFVDLTFLGLGAIIGSGWLFASQGGATLAGPSAWIAWVIGAVAVGLIGLVYAELSGALPRAGGIIRYPDYSHGPIVGFMMGFAALVAYSSVAGIEAEAMRGYAQTWWPGLGTSTGGITTLGWFVQAILLALFFLLNYWSVNIFGKVNSVVTAIKFIVPLLTVIVLLTHMHPANFSSHGFAPGGFTGIESAVSTAGIIFAFLGFRQAVDFAGEAKNPQRNVPLAIITAIAIGAVLYVLLQITFVGAVPGSSLSGGWSALNFKSPFADVAKLIGLAWLANVLFADAVLSPSGTGNIYLSSTARVLFAWARTGTFFKIFSRINPKNGVPRPALWLSFVLAVFWTLPFPTWSKLVGVVSSATVMTYIIGPISAAALRRTASSIHRPFRLAGMSVIAPIAFIVASLIIYWTGWSIDSWLIGLQLVMFVLYLIISRAMPTAVPVGQAVKSSLWLVVYYIVMFLVSMLGDKAFGGNGTLKTPVDQIIVIVIALITYFWGVKAALPQHNITEEHTEEDGEVATAQY